A part of Thermoplasmata archaeon genomic DNA contains:
- a CDS encoding MarR family transcriptional regulator → MTVLFGTLGWRPQSLIPSIRSTEGLERVVFYHSDHAKSRDARAKVMEFCRALGLSATANEVSDAFDLLHVATQIRADIRKDRASGSDLRFNIAGGTRLMSSAALLVCVLEGIPATYVHDETYQEIPLPLLRITYGEGLTTKQREVLTFLVKNREKDFTETALARALGVHKATMNHHLRELDAKGAIERLADARDARKLIVKPAPAMDLLVG, encoded by the coding sequence ATGACCGTCCTGTTCGGCACGCTCGGATGGCGGCCTCAGAGCCTCATCCCCTCGATCCGGTCGACGGAGGGCCTCGAGCGGGTCGTGTTCTACCACAGCGACCACGCGAAGAGCCGCGATGCGCGGGCCAAGGTCATGGAGTTCTGTCGCGCCCTTGGCCTGTCCGCGACCGCGAACGAGGTGAGCGACGCGTTCGACCTGCTGCACGTGGCCACGCAGATCCGGGCCGACATCCGGAAGGACCGGGCGAGCGGCTCGGACCTCCGGTTCAACATCGCGGGCGGCACGCGGCTCATGAGCAGCGCCGCCCTTCTGGTCTGCGTCCTCGAGGGCATCCCGGCGACCTACGTCCACGACGAGACGTATCAGGAAATCCCGCTTCCCCTGCTTCGCATCACGTACGGCGAAGGCCTCACGACGAAACAGCGGGAGGTCCTGACGTTCCTTGTGAAGAACCGGGAGAAGGACTTCACGGAGACGGCGCTCGCCCGGGCGCTCGGCGTACACAAGGCGACGATGAACCACCACCTCCGCGAGCTCGACGCGAAAGGCGCGATCGAACGCCTGGCGGACGCGAGGGACGCGAGGAAGCTGATCGTCAAGCCCGCTCCGGCAATGGACCTCCTCGTGGGGTGA
- a CDS encoding PH domain-containing protein, with product MDAGEKTLLVTRPTRLIALRFYLAMFLLLILAGAVFFVDRLAPSFPDPAIGPVRLSTILAGFVAVLALLAFLTAELKRKTTRYIITDNKIIREDGILNKNTVMIPYTQLERVDLHQTLSQRILKIGTIVVDTGDDTMNIDMVPRPSHIQELLSTRIGRRGWTGPQPQPPTTR from the coding sequence ATGGACGCGGGCGAAAAGACGTTGCTGGTCACGCGGCCGACGCGGCTGATCGCCCTACGCTTCTACCTCGCGATGTTCCTCCTGCTCATCCTCGCGGGGGCCGTGTTCTTCGTCGACCGCCTCGCCCCGTCGTTCCCGGACCCCGCGATCGGCCCGGTGCGGCTCAGCACGATCCTCGCTGGGTTCGTCGCGGTCCTCGCCCTGCTCGCCTTCTTGACCGCCGAGCTCAAGCGGAAGACGACGCGATACATCATCACGGATAACAAGATCATCCGCGAGGACGGCATCCTGAACAAGAACACCGTCATGATCCCGTACACCCAGCTCGAGCGGGTGGACCTCCATCAGACGTTGTCCCAGCGCATCCTGAAGATCGGGACGATCGTCGTCGACACGGGCGACGACACGATGAACATCGACATGGTCCCGCGTCCGTCCCACATCCAGGAGCTGCTCAGCACCCGCATCGGGAGACGCGGCTGGACCGGCCCGCAGCCACAGCCACCGACGACGCGCTAG
- a CDS encoding Mov34/MPN/PAD-1 family protein has product MDDVVIERGCFVGLVASAVEAYNRETNGFLVGNRGTRILRRRPREVTVLRAAYPLQTEDRKPNWVSHGNEKAFRRARGVIESADVGYAVLGGFHSHTGADGVASLSATDLDYVSDELKRLSRSHSMDRAEWLEVVVALKRREWSRRRAAGWTTRRYRRKLGCTVATDPTHGYDMTIGGYWIEGEPDGVPGAWDLVDTREARLLLPWAD; this is encoded by the coding sequence ATGGACGATGTCGTCATCGAACGCGGTTGCTTCGTCGGCCTGGTCGCTTCCGCCGTGGAGGCGTACAACCGCGAGACGAACGGGTTCCTTGTCGGGAACCGCGGGACGCGCATCCTGCGACGCCGGCCGAGGGAGGTCACCGTCCTGCGGGCCGCATATCCGCTCCAGACGGAGGACCGCAAGCCGAACTGGGTGAGCCACGGGAACGAGAAGGCGTTCCGTCGCGCGCGAGGCGTGATCGAGAGCGCGGACGTCGGGTATGCGGTCCTCGGCGGCTTCCACAGCCACACGGGGGCGGATGGGGTGGCGAGCCTCTCCGCCACGGATCTCGACTACGTCAGCGACGAACTGAAGCGCCTGTCCCGGAGCCACTCGATGGACCGGGCCGAATGGCTCGAGGTGGTCGTCGCGCTCAAGCGTCGGGAATGGTCTCGCCGGCGTGCGGCCGGGTGGACGACCCGCCGATACCGGCGGAAGCTCGGGTGCACGGTCGCCACCGACCCGACGCACGGGTACGACATGACGATCGGTGGGTATTGGATCGAAGGCGAGCCGGACGGGGTGCCCGGGGCATGGGACCTCGTCGACACGCGCGAGGCGCGCCTGCTCCTCCCGTGGGCGGACTAG
- a CDS encoding PRC-barrel domain-containing protein, translated as MKRFATELMGKTVMTEDGQILGVLSDLMVETKSGRIHALLVTAAGSVERRFFKTDAEGRLLLNFRSMKAVQDVIVTALAE; from the coding sequence GTGAAGCGGTTCGCGACGGAGCTGATGGGGAAGACGGTCATGACGGAGGACGGGCAGATCCTCGGCGTGCTATCGGACCTGATGGTCGAGACGAAGTCAGGCCGCATCCATGCGCTCCTCGTGACGGCCGCCGGGAGCGTCGAGAGGCGGTTCTTCAAGACCGACGCGGAAGGTCGGCTGCTCCTGAACTTCCGGTCGATGAAGGCGGTGCAGGACGTCATCGTGACCGCGCTCGCGGAGTGA